ataaaatgaaatattatatgttttaaattataaagttttatttttttcagattttaactttttattaatatttaccaTATTATATAAAAGTGGGAATAGGGAGTGAATaatgagattaataaaaaataaaattattgtaataAGAATATGTAtttaaggactattttattattcaaatagaaTTTTAggaactatattataatttaccatTAACTTGtacaaattcaatttaatcattttgattataattgtatcaaattgaaaatatttggcTCTACTGTCCAAAATTGAAATTATTGGACATAAATGTAAATTACCGTAAACGTTCGGATTTTTTTATCCAATAACCCTTTAAATAATTCTTCTTCTTTGCCTTAAAAGAGTCATCTTCTTTCAAATAGATTAATTATACTTTCTTAATCTTTTACTTCTTTTAGCTGTAAGCTGAAGATATTTGATTCACTATGTTCATATCAATCATTCCTGACAATCTTTTATTCTGAAGATTGGCCCAATTCCCACAGAAGATAGTATTGGAAAGGAGGTCATCACACAAATGACAGCAAATATGGTCACAGACAAGGTTTACTATACTGATTCTAATGGAAGGGACTTTCTAAAGCGGGTAACTCTCACAATGATCTCTCTCCTTGATCCCATGAATTTTGAAAGATTCCTGAGAACATGCAGCTATGCTGAATCTAAATATAGATGTGATTTTCTCAGCTTAGACACTGACTAGTATCTAGCCCTACTGTAGAACCAACGTGTCCAGGAATCCTGggattttgttttttctttgctGTGCATTTTTTACCATGTCAGACTCACTTAAATTTCCTCAGACATAAATGCTCAGGTGAAACGTTGGTTTTTGCCCCTCATCTATGGTGGTTTAATAATGGTTTTCataatgttaaattttttttgctgCTTGGTTAAAAGGGTTTTGACCAAGTGAAGTACTAGGTGCCAAAAGCATGATGCAAGAAGCCTTAACTATACTTGGAAATTTTATTGTTGGCTGATCATGTGTCTAAAAGAAGCTGAGAAGTTATGCACAACATAACTAGAATATTGATGTAAATTGGTACACTTTTATATCAACACATTTAAAACTGAAGTATTGAGTCTCTTCATTAACTTCTTTTTCAGAAGACATATGCAAGCTATTCCCCCCTTACGAAATTTCTTACACTATACTTAATGTTTATCTGCTCAGTGGTGATGCtttgatttttttctattttttttttccctttaacTTGCAGATTCGTGACTATAGAGCTGACTGGAATCTGTCAGTTAATCAACCTCAAGCAGGAAACTATTATCCAGTAATTTCATAAATTCTAAAACTCAACCAATTTTGTGTGTGTGCATCCAAGACCGTACAAATATGATGCTGTTTGTTGGGCAATGCATGGGGAGGAGAACTGTTTTGAATATATTATTAGCGCATTTAACATGGCCTTGAGGGGGCAACGTGTGGAGGAGATtcctgtcaaagtgatttggaaTTTGACCCGAGTTGATTTGATCTTTCAGTGACTGGTTTTTCTCAGGCTATCCAACAATAAAAAGATACAAATAATCTTCTTCTGTTGatttttctaagtgttatgtaCCTGTGTGTCCATTTAATTTGTCTTTAAGGATTTTGTTTGCATTCAAAAGGATAGCTCTGAATGTTTTCAAACAGTGCTTTAAGATAGGAATCTTCTTTATGATGATATATGATTTTTTACAGTCAATCTGTATTGTTGTTTGCAGAACTGTCTGTTTTCAATTCGTCAGTTACAATTtgtgtttatgtatatgctcaTAAACATGTACGTACGGTTTTGTGCCCCTGACGAAGGTCAACAATTCATCATTTTAAGATATAGTCTAGTGGTTGCTTGTCAAGTTCTGCATCAATTGAAATTTTCTCATCTCAAAATCATTATCAAAGCTGTTCAATCAGTAgctaaaatattttctcttttacTGACATAAACCTGTGGTTGATTTTTCCAGCTTAACCTCGGAATTTATATAGAGGATAAGAAATCTGAACTGTCAGTGTTGGTTGATCGTGCCACAGGAGGAGCCAGCATTAAAGATGGTCAAATAGAGCTAATGCTTCACAGGTGCAGATAACAAACCTCTTTTGCTTTTCAGCATTCATGAATCATATCAATATGTATGGACATATTAAACTGAGATTTGCTTCTTTTCCTGCGCAAAGGCGCACGATCTTCGATGACTTGAGAGGAGTTGGTGAAGCCCTTGACGAAAGTGTTTGTGTTGAAGACAAATGTGAAGGATTAACGGTATGCTATTCTACGAGGATATTAACTTTCTTTGTGAGCATTCCTGATAAATGCTTGTCATTGTTGAGCTCATCAGAAAGTTCTTCTCACTCATGAATGCTTCTCTTGAACTTTTATAATCAACATCTTCATTCAGGTTAGAGGAAATTATTATTTGAGCATCAACCAGCTAGGAGCTGGATCAATCTGGCGTCGAACAGTTGGCCAAGAAGTTTACTCACCACTGCTTCTAGCTTTCACCCATGAGGTATGGCTTCACTTTGCTTGCTTTGAGCATGAATTGCCTTGGAGTTTAACTAGGTAAAAATGATTACTGTTCAGAAAGAGGAGGCTTGGAAGGCATCTCATTTGACCGAAGGAACAGTCATGGATCCTGATTACAGCTTGCCTTTGAATGTTGCTTTGATTACCCTTCAGGTGACAGTGGCAACCTCTTGTAGGATGAATCTAGAGTTCTATTTCTCTCTGTCTCTTTCTGATCATTGCCTTGCAGGAGCTGGATGATGGAAGCGTACTCCTTCGTCTGGCACATCTGTATGAGGTAAAGCAAATCAAATTCATACTCTTTTTCTTCCACTTTGCCATTCATCTCATTGCCATAGTGTCTAAGCTCCCACTGATGAACCAATTCTCAATCTAGAGTTGGTGCAATTAGATCTATAACTGCCATTCCTCATAAGCCTAATTTTTAGACTTGAATTTTGGGTATATTTTTTTAACGGCGGAATTGTAACTCGCCCCAAAAGTTCAGCACTGTTacttgaattgaataaaaaatagaaatctaTGTTGTGAGTGGAGAGCCAGGACTGACAGACAAACTGGAAACACTCAAATTAGGGTTTTGAGAATTCTGAAGATTGTAACACACTGGGTTGAGAAAACACAGTGAAGgagtataaataattatattttttctacaCTTTATTATATGAGAATCTGAAAAATATAGTGAGTTTAGGTTCTTAAGAGTTCTGAGAGATTGTATTGCACTTTTTCATCCCATGGGCATAGACTTTACAGTTGAAGCAAGCACATTAAATTTCTTGCCtctattttttttcctcttttccATAATATTATGATTGCGAGTGCATATGTTCTTGTATTGTGCGTTCGTTTGAACAAAAAGTAACTATTTTTCACATGACTGAGTTGAGCAAAATCTCATCTGCAATGATTCAATGGGGTCAGGAGGGAGAAGATGCCAACTATTCAGCACTGGCTAAAGTTGAACTCAAGAAGATGTTTAGTGGAAAAATTGTAAGAACATGTGTATGAACTGTGGTATTAGTTGCAGTGAAGTCATTGTTACTGTGTGTTGATTTGGTGTATGAACATTCAGATAAGGGAGCTGAAGGAAATGAGCATATCAGCAAACCAATACAAGTCAGAGATGAAGAGGATGACATGGAAAGTAGAGGGTGAGAGTGGAGATGAAGCCTCACCAGTTAGAGGTGGCCCTGTTGATAGTTCAACTTTTGTTGTTGAGCTAGGTCCCATGGAAATTCGCACTTTCTTGCTCAAATTTTGATATCTATGTATTacatttctttcttcttttctattTTCAACCTAATAagctaataattttcattttcttttcttcttcattcctctttctttcatttttttccttttctgggAAAAAAAAGAGGAACCTGCCTGTAGTATGGATGTTCATTGTTTGTATGATTTTAatctcttttaaaataaaaattttaagttaaaaagaattgattttttgttttaaaataaaagaagtaacagaaaataaatcaattaaattaaatttttataaaatttctaattCTAAACAGGGATTTTGAGAGAAAAATTTGGCTGGACAGATAGAAATACATTTTAGTTAATCAATTTTCTCATAATTCATAAGgctacatttatatatataaacaatttATTCATCATCaaagttttttaataaaaataaaaaaatcagtgATACGAGAACACGATATATGTTTTTCTTGTAAATCATTTCATTATTGTTTTAATCTATACTCATtactattataatattaataataataataatatatacaatttataattaaaattttacaaggtattataaaatttaaaatagaaaaaggtAGAAAAAAACGACTTGATAGAATTCTTTTAAAATCGCACGGTAataattaaaatcttaaaatttattttttataaatcataaaataattaatgagcagataaatatgtatttttgaTTATCATGCTCTATATATTTGGGCCTAAAGCAACTCAAACGAGAAGAATTAGGCCTGAATTCAATAAGGACTAATATGTGCTCTAAGCCTATATTGACTTAAGGACTGTCCAGACGAGTCGAGTTGGATGTGAATCTGTTCGTGGGATCAAAGTCCCAAATACCCATTAGCTTTTAAAGGAAAGCAGACTCTCCAATACATGAAATCGTATTTAAGCGATCtcgaataaaattaaatggtcgtttAAAGAGGGAAAAAGATATAGTACGTTTAGACATATTATGAATTcatattatgaaataaatacAATAGAGGAATATGAGCAcccatcataaaaaaaataaaaaataaataaaaaaatgagaaataaaaattaagcttattaaaaaaatattctgaATCTTGGCCAATTTTTAAATCACAGATATTAATTAGGAATtcttaatttttgtaaaatattttattttaaatagaaatatattaaatttatttttttaatactcaccataaatgttaaaaaaatctAATGAGCAACTAATAATCCTATTATAAAATTCACTGATAATTTATTCCCATACGATTGATTAAATTATTACTAAATGAACCATTTATCGTTATACTtgcagaattttttttatagtaatttttaaaaaataaagttattacATTTAGTGATAAATATGAAgatgataaatttatttaattataattattaatttcattacattttaaaattttttattagaatcTTATATTtacatttctattttttttaataacacaTCATCAATACAAAAGAAGAAGATTATTCAATAGAGCACAATAAATAAATCCATCTCATTTGTGATCATGAAGaggaatatttattatattaatataataaaaatttcctATTTAAGTTACTCactatttattttctaaatttaaaaattgagatccttaatttttattatcatttaattcTTTCTTAAATCTTTAGTTTATGATATATCACATAGTCATTTGTAGACTTTAAAAATCACGAATTTAAAACGTAATAGGAAAAAAATATCACTAAAGAAATGAacccataaaatttttaattagaaaacaaaataaaaggcCACTTACCTAAGTGGGACCTCTGATGATGAAGTTGCAAGGTGTATTGCCACTTGGCGGCAGTGAGAATGCTGATTTTACAATCTACTGTATATAGTGATTTGATAGCTTGGACGGAGTATTAGGAGTTTAAATTCCATTTTTAAACAAGGAGTGTATATTCCTGGTGATAGATGATGATCCTCCTTGCATCAGCCATTCTCATACGGAATCTCAATCCAAAATGGAATTTCTTGGTAAGCATTTCCTTCTCAGAATTCTTAAAAGTTGGCTACAAtccttaaaaaaagaaaaaggtagtGATAAATTTGAGTGCCTCAGTAAAAACTTACCCCCCTTCCCAGTTTCTCCTAATAAAACAAAACATTGTTCCTCGGCCGGCATGGAAATGCTAGAGACGAAACTGAGGTTCATTTGTCGCCACGTATGCCCCATCAATATTTGGCTCCCACTTGCCTCTATAAATTTGGCGGCCATGAAAAGGAAAAAACTTGAGTTTCCTTTGATGCTCAGAGCCAACTGGGTGCTGAAATGGACAAGTCTGAGAGTGTTGTAACATGGTTTTTTATCAGTTGCTTTGTTGCTGGGTTTTGTTTGAGCGGGAAAGTTAATGGGGGCTATGTGAAGTACAACACTGGAGGTGGAGTTGTACAAGGAAAACTCAATGTTCATTTGGTAGCACATTCACATGATGATGTTGGCTGGTTAAAGACTGTTGATCAGTACTATGTTGGATCAAACAACAGTATTCAGGTTCTAATCTGTGCACTGTCTTGTCTTCATTCCCTTTAGATTATGAGATgagttatatttattttgttactTGTTTTCTTGTAGGGTGCTTGTGTTGAAAATGTGCTGGACTCGGTTGTGGAATCTCTGCTTAGAAATGCAAACAGGAAGTTTGTTTTTGCTGAAATGGTAATCCCATGAAAGATTTGTTGATTGTTTTGTTTTCATTGATATTGGAtccatttaaattgaaatttctgaGATTTTTATTGGGCATTTGTATTCAATTGCTATGTTGTATCATTGCGAGGATGGTAGTTTCCGCTGTTTAATATTTTGGTTTCTGAGTTTTATGCTGTCTAACAAGTGTCATATTACCAGTGTCTAATGAACCTTAAATGAATCATAGGCCTTTTTCCAACGATGGTGGCTAGAACAAAGTGAAGAAATGCAAGAGCAAATGAGGAAACTTGTAGATGCTGGCCAATTGGAATTCGTGTATGCAATTATAAAGCAGAGAAAATAGCAAGAAGGTCTAACTTATACTGTTTCTTTAGCATATATGACAAAGTATTTAAACTTTTCAATTGCAGAAATGGTGGATGGTGTATGCATGATGAGGCAACAACCCATTATGTAGATATGATTGACCAAACAACACTTGGTCATCTTGCAATAAAGCAACAGTTTAACAAGACTCCTCGTGCTGGATGGCAAATTGATCCGTTTGGACACTCTGCTGTGCAAGCTTACCTGCTTGGGGCTGAGGTACACTATATATGAATGGTCAATCACCCAACTAGGTggctaatttagtcttttatccCTACATGCCTGCTCAAAGCATACTTCACTGACTCCATTTTGTATGCCAACATCAGTGCCTTTTTTAGCAAGAAGGAAGTTGCAactatttgataaaaataacatGTATTTTCCTTGGAATGAGTTTTTTCTGCTGTGTTTTTAGCATAAGATCGATGTACTTTGATTGGTTGCTGCAGCTTGGATTCGATTCTGTTCATTTTGCAAGGATTGATTACCAGGACAGAGCAAAGTGCAAAGGAGATAAATCTCTAGAGGTCATTTGGCGTGGGTCTAAAACTTTTGGTTCATCCTCTCAGGTTCCAACTTCCAAGCAATGACTGATCccctatttttataaattagttttttGAAAGGGCTTGGTGTGTTTAATGTTTAATTGTTTGTGCCTTTTCAGATTTTTGCCAATGCTTTCCCTGTGCATTATAGTCCTCCACCTGGTTTCAATTTTGAAgtgtttgatgattttgtgcctGTTCAGGTTATAGTTTCTGCAAGTATTACTTTCTCACGTTACCATGTGATTCTCTTGTTGAGCTTTCTCCTTATCTGTTGAATTTCACATTGTAGGATAATCCTCTTCTCTTTGACTACAATGTTGAGCAACGGGTTAATGATTTCATAAATGCTGCAATAACTCAAGTAATGTCTAAGCCCCCCACCCCTCTCTTTTCTGTagttattcttttaattatttatttttagtatggCTTCTAACAAGATAATCAtgcattaatttattattgcaGAGGTAGCATGGTTTTATGAACATGACGCCCTCATTTTTACAGGCAAATGTAACAAGGACAAACCATATTATGTGGACTATGGGTGATGATTTCCAGTACCAATATGCTGAGTCTTGGTTCAAGCAAATGGACAAACTGATTCACTATGTTAACAAGGTATagttttatatgaaaaaaaggCCCCTTTTTAAGTCTTATTGTTCTCAACATAATTCTCATGGATCCTTTCATGAGGCATCTCCTCACCATGCCTTCATAAAATGGCAGCACTGAACTTCATAAAATGGCTCCTAAAGATGTGAAGAATTGTTTCCTTCAAACAAAAAGGAAACACAAGTCTCTTGTTTATATTATTAGCAATGTGTGTTAGAGTGATGGGATAATGTTTTTCCTTGTTCAGGACTTGATTTTGAAGTTTTCATTCTCAGTCTACTGTAACTCGTATAATTTCTATCAGAATAGATATTACAGCAACTGAAActtaaatataacatattcAGCATTGATTATTTTTGTGTTCATCTGTCCTTTCAGTTCTATCAGTTTTCCCACCACAATATGATGCATGTTCTTTTTGAAAAGTTTGGTTAATCTTTCTTACACTTTTTAGTTAATTGTTAAATTTCTTTGTTTTATCTTCAATTTCTTCGTCTTTATGTTCAACTATTCACTCTTGCTGAAATCAAATGCATCATTTTTTCATGTGATCTTCTTGAATTTTATGCATTGaaaatttttcaatatatttacttttttcTTTATCACTTGTTCAATGTACTTTCTTTGATAACAGTTTTATTCACCTTTCAGGATGGTCGAGTTAATGCATTATATTCTACTCCATCTATTTATACTGATGTGAAAAATGCAGCAAATGAAGCATGGCCACTGAAGACTGATGATTATTTTCCGTGAGAATTGCTTGTTTTCTTGATTCCTTTTACTACATTATCTTGATGAAGCAACGTGTATTGTGTATATACAATTGTTGCTTGTTTTCTGGCAGATATGCAGATAGGGAAAATGCATATTGGACTGGATTTTTTACTAGTCGCCCAGGCTTGAAGAGATATGTTCGGCAGCTGAGTGGATTTTATTTGGTATGATTCCAAAATCACTGTGCCTTGATGCTTATTTTGATGTTTTTACATTCCTTTGTTGAGAGAATTTCTTGGCCTCTGTATGCTGCAACAACTAGATGAAATTGTGCATCCTGTGTAGAGAGAATGGCTTTCTCCCTATCACGAGAACTGTCTTGTATTTCTCATCTTTTTTTGGTTTTAGAATATAGTGTTTTAATTGAAACAGTTTTATCTTCTTGTTGAAAACAGGCTACACGGCAACTTGAGTTTTTGGTGGGAAAAAAATCCAATGGTCCCAGCACTTGCAGCCTTGGAGATGCTTTAGGAATAGCACAGCATCATGATGCTGTCTCTGGGACTGCCAAACAACATACTACAGATGACTATGCTAAACGCTTAGCTATTGGAGCATCTGAGGTGTGTAGTTGAATTTCCTATGAAAATTTACCTGCTTGTTATAAATgcccaaaatttttaattatattcctcAAACTTAACTTATTCAATACTCTCCAGGCAGAAGCCACTGGCAATTCTGCTCTTTCATGCTTAGTTAGCAATAAATCCAGAGATCAATGTGCAACAACTGCTACTTTCAGTCAGGTATCTACTGTCTTTCTCCTCTTGGTCTGTGTGAGAGTTACCTTTTTCACTAATTATGTTAAGGAAGCACAAAGCTTCATCTTTAGAAATTTCCTATATATTTCATAATGCCTATTTCTATTCACTGCATAATCGAATGCTTAGCAGTGAAGATTATCTCAAGATATTCTTTTCATCCTGAATCTCATTGTTGGATGCACATGTGCATTTAGATAATCAAGTTACCACATCTGGCCTAATCAAGCTactcttttcccttcttttCCACCAGTGCCAATTGTTAAATATCAGTTACTGTCCACCAGCAGAGGAAGCTGGAGTTGGAAAGAGTTTGGTACTGACATACTGTTTTCATTTATTTCGAATTTTGGTTGTATGATTACTTCACTAGGTTTCATACTCCGTATGTACAACTGGTTACTTTCAGGTTATAGTAGTGTACAACCCTCTTGGATGGAATCGCACTGAAATTGTTAGGATTCCAGTAAGTAAATCTCTGTTTTTGGTTGATAATCCCAAGAGCAAATGATTTTCTGTTAATTCATATTATTTATGACCTCATAGATATGGACATATAGCTTCCATTTAAATCAAGATGAAAATAACTTGGTTGGATTGTTTGGCTTTGTCCAATGAAGTTACGTAAGCCTGCAGAAAATGTTGTTTTGTTGCTTTTTGTTATTTAAGGATTCTTCATTATAATCTTGGCCTATTAGGGAGTTATTTCTTCCATTAAAGATGCTTTGTCTATTGCTAGTTTAGTATCTTCAATGGGATATTCTTCTGATTGAGATATTTAAAAGCTTCAATTAAGTTtgaatttatttgtttgtttttccTATGTTTTTCCCTTGTAAATAAAGTTACTGTTCAAATTTGATCTAGAAGTGACAATACCGACCAGGTTAATGATGCCAATCTTGTTGTCTCTGATTCTTCGGGCAAAACCATTGAGGCTCAATATGTGATCATGGATAATGTTACAAGCAACTTAAGAAAGTTCTATCAGAAGGCCTACTTAGGACTTTCATCCAATCAAGTTCCTCAATATTGGCTTGTCTTTCCAGTTTCTGTGCCACCACTTGGATGGAGTACTTACTTCATTGCTAATGCGCCTGCtataggtaaaaaaaaaaagacaatttTATCATCTCCTTCGAGAGCATATGTTGATACTATTTCCTGTATGGTTACTGAAATGATGCAGGAAAAAGGAGAAATGGGCTCTCTGTAACAGAAAGTCCACTCAATGAGACTGTTGAAATTGGACCTGGAATTTTGAAAATGTCATTTTCTTCTACCACTGGCCAACTCAAACGAATGCACAATTCAAAAACTGGGGTAAGTTGCTTTGCTTGGATAGTTTTTCTCAGCTGTCTTCTCCGATTTTGTGAGTTTAGCTCTTGTAGAAGGATGAAGGATAAGTTCAATTGGATGGAGCTTTGGTATGAAAATGCAAATGGTTCAAGTATTTAGGTTATATCATCCAAAAGAGTGGAGTAATAGATTAAGAGATGTTTTGGCTATGAAATTAGAggtcatctgtaattgtttgtTTGCCTTTACCAGGTTGATGTTCCTCTTCAGCAAAGCTATCTTTGGTATGGTTCAAGCTCTGATCTCCAGGTATACATTTTCTGTTCCTTGatttagaattttaaattttggctTTAAGTTCATGAAGCTGGTCTGATGCCAGTGATATTCTCTTGCTTGCAGCAACCTTCTGGTGCATACGTTTTTCGGCCTGATGGGTCCCCTCCCCATATTGTTGCTAGATCAGTTAGTTCTTCCCTTTCTGTTTCCATTTTCCCCTTTTCTTCCTGTGCTCACAGCATTGTTAAACTTTTCTACTACAGAATCAGAACAGGGTTAGGGTAAGGAGGGAAGAGTAAGGAAATAGATAAGGCTACATTGTAAGGAGGAGAATTAAGATGCAAAAAAGAAGAAATCCAGAAGGAGAAAGATCTAAATGTCAATTAAAATCTCAGTTTAATTTATCCTAAACTCACCTCAATGAAACATTTAGTATGGAAATATCTAAATATGTTTGCTTTTGTTTAGTAGGTtcttttgaatgttttgaaaaAATGGTAAATTTTTAATCTGTGTATAAGAAGTGGTCTTTTAGTTGGAAGAAACCCACTGAGAAACTGGAAACTAGTAAATCTTGATGAACACCAAATGTTTGACTGCATGCAAAATattgtaattaatattaaacatcttgattaggaaaaaaaaatcctgAATGTCAAAACTTAAACTAAATTGGAAACTAATAATGTTGACATTTTAGTCCCTCACCTTCTAATCTTTAGGGTAGAAAAGTTGTTCCATTTTCAAAAATAGGAACTAAAGTGTTAGTCAAAGGAAAAAACTCAGGCACTAAACTATATGATATATTAATGGAAGGCCTAACtgtaagaaatgaaaaaaaaagaggCCCATTGTATTcacttttttcaaaaaaatttcaagaattttgcCAATGTGAAGGATTTTTGTTTTTCATAATTTATCCTATTATCTTGTTGAGTACTGAGTAGAAGAATGGCTGTTATTGAAGAAATGCTGCCATTTGGTATTCACATGGAAGTAATTAGCGAAAAAAGTTCCAATCTTTTTGCAGGAGCTTGCACTGTTTGGCATCCTATACTAGTTATACTTGTTGATCAATTAGATAATATTTTGGTTTTATTTCTCTAAACATGATGTGGGAAACTGCCACTTATCCTGCCTTCTATGCTGGGCTTATGTTCTGTTCTTTAGCTCTTGTTTCTCCCATTCTTTTTGGTCTACATGATGGAGATGTCTGCTTTTATGTAGTTGCCACACGTCAAGTTTGGAGTAAGTGTGCACCTCTTCACTGTTTTAGTTCCTGTATTGGATGCCATAAAAACCAACTAGTTCAACATGATGCATTTGTAGCTGAAATTTACTGTTACTTAATTtatcatttataattatatttataatcatCTGCAGGTGCCCTTGAAGGTCTATCGTGGATCTGTGGTTGATGAGGTCCATCAACAATTTAATCCATGGATCTACCAGGTCAGTTAGTATCACTTTGTTTAGTTATACATGGATCAAGACTTCCTTTTTCTTTGGAATTGCTTTATGATGATTGGTGATCTAACTATACTATATGCATGGACTAACTATGCATATTTGTTTAACAACTGGGATATTAgagatttaatgataaaaataaaatcgttTGCACTTGAGGGATTTTGTGAATGATGTTGACTAGGGGAATCCTTTTAGCTAGTGATCCAAgcttctgcttttttttttttgtacttGTCAACATGCTTTCAGCTAACTTTTGTTTATGTCTGTTTATTAGGTCACAAGACTTTACAAAGAGAAAGAGCATGCTGAAATTGAATATACTGTGAGTTACATGATTTAAATAAGGTGtgttggaaaaataaaattcaaacttttatggtaattcacatttatatccaatattttaaattttggatggtaaaataaaattttttcaatttgttataattataactaaaagaattaaattaaatctgaaAAGTTAATGATGTATTACAATATagtacttaaaattttatattattaataaaacatataattctttaatttatattttatattgaaattaaatatattttatatttattatatgtaatattaaatatattatattgaataaatattttttacaaaaaaatttctattatataaaatatcacatataaataatatat
This is a stretch of genomic DNA from Manihot esculenta cultivar AM560-2 chromosome 2, M.esculenta_v8, whole genome shotgun sequence. It encodes these proteins:
- the LOC110608807 gene encoding alpha-mannosidase, with amino-acid sequence MDKSESVVTWFFISCFVAGFCLSGKVNGGYVKYNTGGGVVQGKLNVHLVAHSHDDVGWLKTVDQYYVGSNNSIQGACVENVLDSVVESLLRNANRKFVFAEMAFFQRWWLEQSEEMQEQMRKLVDAGQLEFVNGGWCMHDEATTHYVDMIDQTTLGHLAIKQQFNKTPRAGWQIDPFGHSAVQAYLLGAELGFDSVHFARIDYQDRAKCKGDKSLEVIWRGSKTFGSSSQIFANAFPVHYSPPPGFNFEVFDDFVPVQDNPLLFDYNVEQRVNDFINAAITQANVTRTNHIMWTMGDDFQYQYAESWFKQMDKLIHYVNKDGRVNALYSTPSIYTDVKNAANEAWPLKTDDYFPYADRENAYWTGFFTSRPGLKRYVRQLSGFYLATRQLEFLVGKKSNGPSTCSLGDALGIAQHHDAVSGTAKQHTTDDYAKRLAIGASEAEATGNSALSCLVSNKSRDQCATTATFSQCQLLNISYCPPAEEAGVGKSLVIVVYNPLGWNRTEIVRIPVNDANLVVSDSSGKTIEAQYVIMDNVTSNLRKFYQKAYLGLSSNQVPQYWLVFPVSVPPLGWSTYFIANAPAIGKRRNGLSVTESPLNETVEIGPGILKMSFSSTTGQLKRMHNSKTGVDVPLQQSYLWYGSSSDLQQPSGAYVFRPDGSPPHIVARSVPLKVYRGSVVDEVHQQFNPWIYQVTRLYKEKEHAEIEYTIGPIPTEDSIGKEVITQMTANMVTDKVYYTDSNGRDFLKRIRDYRADWNLSVNQPQAGNYYPLNLGIYIEDKKSELSVLVDRATGGASIKDGQIELMLHRRTIFVDLRGFGEALDESVCVEDKCEGLTVRGNYYLSINQLGAGSIWRRTVGQEVYSPLLLAFTHEKEETWKAFHLTEGTVMDPDYSLPLNVALITLQELDDGNVLLRLAHLYEEGEDANYSALAKVELNKMFSGKIIRELKEMSISANQYKSEMKRMTWKVEGESGDEASPVRGGPVDSSTFVVELGPMEIRTFLLKF